The nucleotide sequence TCACACCACAAGTCTTGATCGTCAGGGAGATTAAGAAATTCTTCAGTGATCTTATTGGTCTCGCTTTCGTTGGAGCTCTTGATGATCTTATACTCCTTTTTATGCTGGTAATGGGTGTTTTTGTAGAATCTAACCATCATGTTTCCTGGGTGCAAATCAGCGTGAATAAAGttatccaaaatcaacatctGCAAGAACGAATCAAGTCCTTTATCACTCACTTCCTTGGAAAGATTTTGCCCAAAGTTTTTGTGTATGGAAAGAAGCTTTTCCAACGGAATGGCATGCATGTACTCTTCCACTAGCACACATCGACTGGTGAAAGAAAGATATGGTTTGGGGAAATGGATATCAGgtttgtctttgaagttgtatCTGAACTTTGCAAGATTGTATCCTTCGATTCTCAAATCCAACTGTAACCTCATGAGTATTTCGAACTGATCCACTTCGTCCGGTAGAGAGAGCCATTCCATGGTGGGTATTgcattgatgaagttggcaAAAAACCTCATGAGCTTTAAATCTCGACGTATTTTGACCTCGACATTTGGGTGTAGCACCTTGATGGCCACTTGCTGGTTCGATTTGAGTGGATCATCTTGGATAATGAACTTTTCTAGGATCGACTTATACCTGCTTTGGTTGTCTGGATTCTTATTGAACTTTAATTGCAGAGCAATTTTTTCCTCGTCGTCGGTCACCTCCTTAATAAACTTCTGGTTGATTTTCGCCAAGTACACCTGGGCAATTGCACCAACTCCCACAGGGGTCTCGTTAAATTCCTCGAAAATCTCCTCGAAACTGTGGTTTCCAAAGCTTGCACTGACAATTTTCTTGGTCTGATGGAAGCTGTGGgctttggaattggagtgtaagttgttcaactccTCACACATTCCCTTAGGCAAAATGTCGGCCCTTGTGGCAGCCCATTGGCCcaatttgatgaaagaGGCGCCTGCAATTTCGGCTGACCATCTGATGTATCTGTACCATAATTTGGCTCCAGTTTGACGTTTTCGATCATAGAGACAAATGGGATAGCTTAGAAGCAACGGCAAGAATATGCAAGCGAGCTCTACACACCTTGTGAAGGTTATGATGGGGTCTATCACGTAGTCCAGAATCTTATACTTCAAATTGTACCATATTCTTGCAAACACATTGGAAGATTGGAGTCTTGCGGAGCGGCTTTGGTGTATCTGTTCCGAGATTTCATGGCATGATGCGCTGTAGAGGCCCATTTCAAATGTCTGGGCAGCTGTGTCAATTTGCAAGTCATTGTTCGAAATGATTGTGGATTTGTAGTAGTAAATTTGCAAACAACTCAAGCCTATGATTCCGAATTTTGTGTATTGAAAGCCAGAGTTTTGGCCTCCTTTCAGGTATGCCCTGAACGGGCTCATGAGACGGTTGATATGTATACACCGCACGGCCTGCACCGTCGGCCTCCTCGACTGGAAAAGGTAGCGGGCAAACATATGTGTGGGAGTTGTAGCAAGCAAGGTTTTGTGCTTGGAATTGATGCGAAAGCGACAGTTGCGGTTTTTGAGTACCAGACTACTTCTGAGCCGTTCAGGtgaaaatgatgatacACAAGCAGTACGAGACTTGTCTGCTTGCTCTTGATGAGATTACAGGTGGTATATTTTTGAAACATCTAATAGTTTTTTTTGGGTGCTTCCAGCTGGTTCAACCGAAGATTTGGGTTTTTAGGGATTACTATGGGTTCTTCATAAGAGGTCATTTAGTACGGAGGTTGACAGTCTACGAAGAGCAAAACGGATATTTCGATTTATATTCTAGGTAAAGAAATAGTGTAAGAACCTCTTAAGACCCTTTTTAAATCCAGCAGAACACAAGATCCCTAAATAAATATAGGCGCATCCGCACACTAGGATCATTGAGTACAAGTATGATTGGCATCGGTTTTGTTTTGATGCTATGTACCTCGATGTTTGTTTTAAATTACGGTTTAGTTCTTACAGAACATGCTGATGAGTTTATAGAAGAGATTTACATTGAGTTTCCCGATGAGTACGAATACGGTACTTCAGAAGATGaatcttgaaggtgaaaaGTCGGGGACATACGATATTTTCCAGACCCCAATGATCAGGTCACCTAGAAACACTGATTTGCCACTGGTAATTCTTATAGAGCTGTTGTCAGAGAGTTGTCACGGGTTGAGAGAGGAATAAGTTGTGCTGTCATAATTAGTGTAATATGATatggctgcgaaaactCGCAGTAGGCAAATACCATGGCTATTTTAGAAATACATACATTTTTTTACCCACCAGAGAATTACTATTATACTCTGGCGGTAGACTGCCGCTGGTCCAAGTGCTCCCGCAACACACTGACCCACAACGCAATGGTGGCAGTACCCTTGGGATTGGTTCTGGGACCTCTTCTAGCAACAATTCCGTCATGTGCGTTCCAAGCATCGAGGTAAACAGGAAGCTTGACCCAGTTAATagagttcaagttttccaccaccgaccGCTTGTCATCGTTCAAAGGCAAACGGTGTTCCTTGACGAAAACGGGGTAGCCTTTGGTATCCATTGACGATAATTGGTCTTGATGGACTCTAATGCACTCATCGTGAAGATTGGGATCCatttcaaacaactttttCTTCCGGCTGAACATAAGGTTGATTTGTTCGGCAGTAGAGAGACTCTCCAAGGGCGGAGCAGCGTCTTCACTATCAGTTTCATAATCACTGATAAAGTTGAAGGTCAAGTGGTTAGAaccatcttcttgttcttggtCAGCTTTGACTGCAAGGTCCTGGTCACCGGCATTATCCTCCTCTACCTGGGCATTTTGGGCATCTCCCATGAACCTATCTTCCACATAGAGCATTCGCTCCATGGCATTTTCGGTGATTTCAGAAGTATCAcctttgaaagattcaTGCGTCTGTAACCTGGCTCTTTGGCTTCGTTTCTGGGTTCcgatcttcaagtcctgtTCGTTGATAGGCTTGGATCCATAAACCCCGTCCTTTACCCGGGCCCAATGTTCGTTATATTCTGGATACCGCAATACTCTGATTTTGACCATGCTGTAGAGTGAGGTGACCAAACTGACGGTACAGATGGTGGGGACCCAAATGggcaagaagaagagcgATCCGAACAAAATGATGAGCACTTTGTATAGTttgctgcttctggtgaCACTGGTTTCTTCCTGAGAATTAGCATTACTCTTAGAAGAGTCCGCTACAAAGTGCGTTCGtttcaagtccacaaacttACCACGCACGTAGACATTTCCTATTCTCATTTTGGGGAGGTCTTTTATGTACTTGACTTTGACCACATGAAATTTGTCAAAAGGCGAATATTCAGTGATATAGGACGTGAAAAATGCAACTGTCCGGTCGTTCTGGATATTGGC is from Yamadazyma tenuis chromosome 6, complete sequence and encodes:
- a CDS encoding uncharacterized protein (COG:S; EggNog:ENOG503NWUB) codes for the protein MSPFRAYSKGGQNSGFQYTKFGIIGLSCLQIYYYKSTIISNNDLQIDTAAQTFEMGLYSASCHEISEQIHQSRSARLQSSNVFARIWYNLKYKISDYVIDPIITFTRCVELACIFLPLLLSYPICLYDRKRQTGAKLWYRYIRWSAEIAGASFIKLGQWAATRADILPKGMCEELNNLHSNSKAHSFHQTKKIVSASFGNHSFEEIFEEFNETPVGVGAIAQVYLAKINQKFIKEVTDDEEKIASQLKFNKNPDNQSRYKSILEKFIIQDDPLKSNQQVAIKVLHPNVEVKIRRDLKLMRFFANFINAIPTMEWLSLPDEVDQFEILMRLQLDLRIEGYNLAKFRYNFKDKPDIHFPKPYLSFTSRCVLVEEYMHAIPLEKLLSIHKNFGQNLSKEVSDKGLDSFLQMLILDNFIHADLHPGNMMVRFYKNTHYQHKKEYKIIKSSNESETNKITEEFLNLPDDQDLWCEKLHDLYHQGYHAEICFLDVGIVTELNQVDRVNFIDLFKALSDFDGYKAGELMIERSRTPDSAIDTELFAMKVEKLVDRMKQRTFALGNLSIGDLLEQVMTMVRKHHVRMEGDFISILVAILLLEGIGRQLDPGLDLFASSLPVLRELGASKEGRAILKNQNSLSMMKVWLALEVRQFIHASIQDINTLVKGDMLSPNM